One Schistocerca nitens isolate TAMUIC-IGC-003100 chromosome 1, iqSchNite1.1, whole genome shotgun sequence DNA segment encodes these proteins:
- the LOC126260677 gene encoding phosphatidate phosphatase LPIN2 isoform X2: MYSMHAIGKFISNFRDFYNEINAATLTGAIDVVVVEQPDGNFTCSPFHVRFGKLGVLRSREKVVDIEINGEPQDIHMKLGESGEAFFVEEVPSGNGSDEYIPPHLACSPIPQDFFPPHFASRELHDEETAAEADTDVHHSSDSIHDETTFVMDDVSSHPDDDQKDNTRSFESATGKEVTESQLPDSASLIQPKTFCAETLNESSDSAEKVRKISIVQGEFRPISVDGDFELDESRDTGAQHDSVAVASQSLSGRKDSHKENSAPSEDSLKPVNSNNRRKKRRKSLKKKAGQKKTNGGGGSSSQTDHSELSEGRDAKDQDDVAEQSCHDEQAEPPVTCSHLGGVIVDSDVTTVYCSECDTCRKSQLKPTITVSSPDPHTSVSDAQPDSVLVAAASNLAELSRIQHASTETDFHFFSDTELTPGCRREIPSCRITSALSETAFEVLTSVLSHFPQDSRPSSPVQSDTEYEVNRQSKGVSTEGCLSQDEHGVMQQSWRWGELPSPPARSLSTQSPRVMTKEKPDLEPVSSSDEDVQKQQQAEAAQRSMLSGMFSFMKKTKRIRHNPESEGIYLSDLNMDELDPEVAALYFPTSYRQGPSTAAPQHLQEEPQERQREDDAESGNGTSLPQSPNSVEGAVCGPKSLDSDFDELKHSVFEKKSYGEISLSLCGGLSDGRKGPSEDAFLQNIIAYDDIVRDPKIIESPNLVVRFNGKFYNWKTACPIVMSLVVYQKPLPQEVIDTLCAEYMTSKKDSKQSTYSSWFYWRRASQSQKRDEAPSQEQELSSPEAERLSDVKEDASVTSGEMPEQLKDTSRLKQKSLSEEEDMAKETEKQELPKSETKDIKTDEIECLQEATFQELETMTAAQKESKEEGYSGSNSSDESDGGQTKQQIVKKPLEKRSYYDHPEKYRKTLRLSSDQIAKLNLQEGANEVVFSVTTAYQGTTRCKCHIYRWRYDDKIVISDIDGTITKSDVLGHILPIVGKDWAQSGVAQLFTKIKNNGYKLLYLSARAIGQARVTREYLKSIKQGNLSLPEGPLLLNPTSLISAFHREVIEKKPEEFKISCLRDIQALFPENSKPFYAGYGNRINDVWAYRAVGIPIFRIFTINHRGELKHELTQTFQSSYSNMSYIVDQMFPPPPEDTAEDFSNFVYWRDPIAEIELDPSLVSGHSAISANEAGHKKAAGTA; encoded by the exons ATGTACAGCATGCATGCAATTGGAAAATTCATAAGCAACTTCAGGGACTTCTACAATGAAATCAACGCAGCAACGCTAACAGGTGCAATTGACGTGGTCGTTGTTGAACAACCCGATGGCAATTTTACGTGTTCACCATTTCATGTTCGCTTCGGAAAACTGGGGGTTTTGCGTAGCAGGGAAAAAGTG GTGGACATTGAAATAAATGGAGAGCCGCAAGATATTCATATGAAATTGGGAGAGAGCGGTGAGGCGTTTTTTGTTGAAGAAGTTCCAAGTGGTAATGGATCGGATGAATACATACCACCACATTTAGCCTGCTCTCCGATACCTCAAGATTTTTTCCCACCACATTTTGCAAGTCGGGAGCTTCACGATGAAGAGACAGCAGCAGAAGCCGATACCGACGTCCATCACAGCAGTGACAGTATACATGATGAAACTACGTTTGTAATGGATGATGTATCTAGTCACCCAGATGATGATCAAAAAGACAACACAAGGTCTTTCGAAAGTGCCACGGGCAAAGAAGTTACTGAGTCTCAGTTACCTGATAGTGCTTCACTAATTCAGCCAAAGACTTTTTGTGCAGAAACTCTGAATGAAAGTAGTGATTCAGCCGAAAAGGTCCGTAAAATTAGCATTGTTCAAGGAGAGTTTAGGCCGATTTCGGTGGATGGAGATTTTGAGCTAGATGAAAGTAGAGACACTGGCGCTCAGCATGACAGTGTTGCTGTTGCCTCTCAGAGCTTATCAGGAAGGAAGGATTCGCATAAAGAGAATTCCGCACCATCCGAAGACAGTTTGAAACCTGTAAATTCAAACAATAGGAGGAAGAAGCGTAGGAAGTCATTGAAGAAAAAGGCCGGTCAGAAGAAGACTAATGGAGGAGGTGGCtcaagcagtcaaacagatcattCCGAACTGTCAGAGGGCCGGGACGCGAAGGACCAAGACGATGTTGCAGAACAGTCGTGCCACGATGAACAG GCTGAACCACCTGTCACATGCAGCCACCTTGGAGGTGTTATTGTGGACAGTGATGTGACAACAGTGTACTGTTCAGAGTGTGACACATGTCGTAAAAGCCAGTTAAAGCCAACAATTACGGTCAGCAGTCCAGATCCGCATACTTCTGTGAGTGATGCACAGCCTGATAGTGTACTTGTTGCAGCGGCCAGTAACTTGGCTGAGCTTTCAAGGATACAGCATGCTTCCACAGAGACTGACTTTCATTTCTTCAGTGACACTGAATTGACTCCAGGATGCAG AAGAGAAATTCCGAGCTGCCGAATTACGTCTGCTCTTTCAGAAACAGCCTTCGAAGTTTTAACATCAGTCCTGAGCCATTT CCCACAGGACTCACGTCCCAGCTCCCCAGTGCAGTCAGATACAGAGTACGAGGTCAACAGACAGTCAAAGGGTGTTAGTACGGAAGGATGCCTCAGCCAAGATGAACATGGAGTAATGCAGCAGTCATGGCGATGGGGAGAACTGCCTTCCCCACCAGCCAGATCTCTGTCCACACAGAGCCCACGTGTGATGACTAAGGAGAAGCCCGACCTGGAGCCGGTATCTTCTAGTGATGAGGATGTCCAGAAACAGCAACAAG cagaggcagcgcAGAGGTCCATGCTGAGTGGCATGTTCAGTTTTATGAAGAAGACAAAAAGGATTCGCCACAACCCAGAGTCTGAAGGAATCTACTTGTCTGATCTCAATATGGATGAACTGGACCCTGAGGTGGCTGCCCTGTATTTTCCCACGTCTTACAGGCAGGGCCCCTCTACTGCTGCTCCTCAACATCTTCAAGAAG AACCACAGGAGAGGCAGAGAGAAGATGATGCAGAGTCAGGAAATGGAACGTCTCTACCTCAGTCTCCAAACAGTGTTGAAGGAGCAGTTTGTGGTCCAAAGTCTTTGGATAGTGATTTTGATGAATTGAAACACTCAGTTTTTGAAAAAAA ATCATATGGAGAAATATCCTTGTCACTTTGTGGTGGCTTATCAGATGGAAGAAAAGGACCATCAGAGGATGCGTTtctacagaatattattgcgtatgaTGATATCGTTAGAGATCCAAAGATTATTGAGAGCCCAAATTTAGTTGTGAGATTCAATGGCAAGTTCTACAACTGGAAGACAGCTTGCCCAATAGTGATGTCACTTGTAGTTTATCAAAAACCCCTGCCTCAG GAAGTAATTGATACACTGTGTGCCGAGTACATGACAAGTAAGAAAGATTCAAAGCAGTCAACATACTCTTCGTGGTTTTATTGGAGACGAGCAAGCCAGTCACAGAAACGTGATGAAGCTCCTTCCCAAGAACAGGAGCTATCATCTCCTGAGGCAGAGAGGTTGTCTGATGTAAAGGAGGATGCTTCAGTTACCAGTGGAGAAATGCCAGAACAACTGAAAGATACCTCCAGATTGAAACAGAA AAGCTTGAGTGAAGAGGAGGATATGGCAAAAGAAACAGAAAAGCAAGAGCTACCAAAATCAGAGACAAAagatattaaaactgatgaaataGAATGTTTGCAAGAAGCAACCTTCCAAGAGTTGGAAACAATGACAGCTGCTCAGAAAGA ATCAAAAGAAGAAGGGTACAGTGGTTCGAACTCTTCAGATGAGTCAGATGGTGGCCAAACAAAACAGCAAATCGTGAAGAAACCTCTTGAGAAGAGATCCTATTATGATCATCCAGAAAAGTACAGGAAAACTTTGCGTCTTTCTTCTGATCAGATT GCTAAGCTAAATCTCCAGGAAGGTGCTAATGAGGTTGTCTTCAGTGTTACCACAGCATACCAAGGAACAACTAGGTGCAAATGCCACATATACCGTTGGCGTTATGATGATAAGATTGTTATCTCTGACATTGATGGGACAATTACCAA GTCTGATGTTCTTGGGCATATCTTACCCATTGTTGGGAAGGACTGGGCACAGAGTGGAGTAGCACAacttttcacaaaaataaaaaataatggctaTAAGCTGTTATATCTCTCAGCACGGGCCATTG gtcaGGCACGTGTAACAAGAGAATACCTTAAATCTATAAAACAAGGGAATCTCTCGCTGCCTGAGGGCCCACTGTTGCTCAACCCCACCAGTTTGATCAGTGCATTCCACAG agaGGTAATAGAAAAGAAGCCTGAGGAATTCAAGATCTCATGCCTCCGTGATATTCAAGCATTGTTTCCAGAAAACAGCAAGCCATTCTATGCTGGATATGGCAATAGAATTAAT
- the LOC126260677 gene encoding phosphatidate phosphatase LPIN2 isoform X1, protein MYSMHAIGKFISNFRDFYNEINAATLTGAIDVVVVEQPDGNFTCSPFHVRFGKLGVLRSREKVVDIEINGEPQDIHMKLGESGEAFFVEEVPSGNGSDEYIPPHLACSPIPQDFFPPHFASRELHDEETAAEADTDVHHSSDSIHDETTFVMDDVSSHPDDDQKDNTRSFESATGKEVTESQLPDSASLIQPKTFCAETLNESSDSAEKVRKISIVQGEFRPISVDGDFELDESRDTGAQHDSVAVASQSLSGRKDSHKENSAPSEDSLKPVNSNNRRKKRRKSLKKKAGQKKTNGGGGSSSQTDHSELSEGRDAKDQDDVAEQSCHDEQAEPPVTCSHLGGVIVDSDVTTVYCSECDTCRKSQLKPTITVSSPDPHTSVSDAQPDSVLVAAASNLAELSRIQHASTETDFHFFSDTELTPGCRREIPSCRITSALSETAFEVLTSVLSHFPQDSRPSSPVQSDTEYEVNRQSKGVSTEGCLSQDEHGVMQQSWRWGELPSPPARSLSTQSPRVMTKEKPDLEPVSSSDEDVQKQQQAAEAAQRSMLSGMFSFMKKTKRIRHNPESEGIYLSDLNMDELDPEVAALYFPTSYRQGPSTAAPQHLQEEPQERQREDDAESGNGTSLPQSPNSVEGAVCGPKSLDSDFDELKHSVFEKKSYGEISLSLCGGLSDGRKGPSEDAFLQNIIAYDDIVRDPKIIESPNLVVRFNGKFYNWKTACPIVMSLVVYQKPLPQEVIDTLCAEYMTSKKDSKQSTYSSWFYWRRASQSQKRDEAPSQEQELSSPEAERLSDVKEDASVTSGEMPEQLKDTSRLKQKSLSEEEDMAKETEKQELPKSETKDIKTDEIECLQEATFQELETMTAAQKESKEEGYSGSNSSDESDGGQTKQQIVKKPLEKRSYYDHPEKYRKTLRLSSDQIAKLNLQEGANEVVFSVTTAYQGTTRCKCHIYRWRYDDKIVISDIDGTITKSDVLGHILPIVGKDWAQSGVAQLFTKIKNNGYKLLYLSARAIGQARVTREYLKSIKQGNLSLPEGPLLLNPTSLISAFHREVIEKKPEEFKISCLRDIQALFPENSKPFYAGYGNRINDVWAYRAVGIPIFRIFTINHRGELKHELTQTFQSSYSNMSYIVDQMFPPPPEDTAEDFSNFVYWRDPIAEIELDPSLVSGHSAISANEAGHKKAAGTA, encoded by the exons ATGTACAGCATGCATGCAATTGGAAAATTCATAAGCAACTTCAGGGACTTCTACAATGAAATCAACGCAGCAACGCTAACAGGTGCAATTGACGTGGTCGTTGTTGAACAACCCGATGGCAATTTTACGTGTTCACCATTTCATGTTCGCTTCGGAAAACTGGGGGTTTTGCGTAGCAGGGAAAAAGTG GTGGACATTGAAATAAATGGAGAGCCGCAAGATATTCATATGAAATTGGGAGAGAGCGGTGAGGCGTTTTTTGTTGAAGAAGTTCCAAGTGGTAATGGATCGGATGAATACATACCACCACATTTAGCCTGCTCTCCGATACCTCAAGATTTTTTCCCACCACATTTTGCAAGTCGGGAGCTTCACGATGAAGAGACAGCAGCAGAAGCCGATACCGACGTCCATCACAGCAGTGACAGTATACATGATGAAACTACGTTTGTAATGGATGATGTATCTAGTCACCCAGATGATGATCAAAAAGACAACACAAGGTCTTTCGAAAGTGCCACGGGCAAAGAAGTTACTGAGTCTCAGTTACCTGATAGTGCTTCACTAATTCAGCCAAAGACTTTTTGTGCAGAAACTCTGAATGAAAGTAGTGATTCAGCCGAAAAGGTCCGTAAAATTAGCATTGTTCAAGGAGAGTTTAGGCCGATTTCGGTGGATGGAGATTTTGAGCTAGATGAAAGTAGAGACACTGGCGCTCAGCATGACAGTGTTGCTGTTGCCTCTCAGAGCTTATCAGGAAGGAAGGATTCGCATAAAGAGAATTCCGCACCATCCGAAGACAGTTTGAAACCTGTAAATTCAAACAATAGGAGGAAGAAGCGTAGGAAGTCATTGAAGAAAAAGGCCGGTCAGAAGAAGACTAATGGAGGAGGTGGCtcaagcagtcaaacagatcattCCGAACTGTCAGAGGGCCGGGACGCGAAGGACCAAGACGATGTTGCAGAACAGTCGTGCCACGATGAACAG GCTGAACCACCTGTCACATGCAGCCACCTTGGAGGTGTTATTGTGGACAGTGATGTGACAACAGTGTACTGTTCAGAGTGTGACACATGTCGTAAAAGCCAGTTAAAGCCAACAATTACGGTCAGCAGTCCAGATCCGCATACTTCTGTGAGTGATGCACAGCCTGATAGTGTACTTGTTGCAGCGGCCAGTAACTTGGCTGAGCTTTCAAGGATACAGCATGCTTCCACAGAGACTGACTTTCATTTCTTCAGTGACACTGAATTGACTCCAGGATGCAG AAGAGAAATTCCGAGCTGCCGAATTACGTCTGCTCTTTCAGAAACAGCCTTCGAAGTTTTAACATCAGTCCTGAGCCATTT CCCACAGGACTCACGTCCCAGCTCCCCAGTGCAGTCAGATACAGAGTACGAGGTCAACAGACAGTCAAAGGGTGTTAGTACGGAAGGATGCCTCAGCCAAGATGAACATGGAGTAATGCAGCAGTCATGGCGATGGGGAGAACTGCCTTCCCCACCAGCCAGATCTCTGTCCACACAGAGCCCACGTGTGATGACTAAGGAGAAGCCCGACCTGGAGCCGGTATCTTCTAGTGATGAGGATGTCCAGAAACAGCAACAAG cagcagaggcagcgcAGAGGTCCATGCTGAGTGGCATGTTCAGTTTTATGAAGAAGACAAAAAGGATTCGCCACAACCCAGAGTCTGAAGGAATCTACTTGTCTGATCTCAATATGGATGAACTGGACCCTGAGGTGGCTGCCCTGTATTTTCCCACGTCTTACAGGCAGGGCCCCTCTACTGCTGCTCCTCAACATCTTCAAGAAG AACCACAGGAGAGGCAGAGAGAAGATGATGCAGAGTCAGGAAATGGAACGTCTCTACCTCAGTCTCCAAACAGTGTTGAAGGAGCAGTTTGTGGTCCAAAGTCTTTGGATAGTGATTTTGATGAATTGAAACACTCAGTTTTTGAAAAAAA ATCATATGGAGAAATATCCTTGTCACTTTGTGGTGGCTTATCAGATGGAAGAAAAGGACCATCAGAGGATGCGTTtctacagaatattattgcgtatgaTGATATCGTTAGAGATCCAAAGATTATTGAGAGCCCAAATTTAGTTGTGAGATTCAATGGCAAGTTCTACAACTGGAAGACAGCTTGCCCAATAGTGATGTCACTTGTAGTTTATCAAAAACCCCTGCCTCAG GAAGTAATTGATACACTGTGTGCCGAGTACATGACAAGTAAGAAAGATTCAAAGCAGTCAACATACTCTTCGTGGTTTTATTGGAGACGAGCAAGCCAGTCACAGAAACGTGATGAAGCTCCTTCCCAAGAACAGGAGCTATCATCTCCTGAGGCAGAGAGGTTGTCTGATGTAAAGGAGGATGCTTCAGTTACCAGTGGAGAAATGCCAGAACAACTGAAAGATACCTCCAGATTGAAACAGAA AAGCTTGAGTGAAGAGGAGGATATGGCAAAAGAAACAGAAAAGCAAGAGCTACCAAAATCAGAGACAAAagatattaaaactgatgaaataGAATGTTTGCAAGAAGCAACCTTCCAAGAGTTGGAAACAATGACAGCTGCTCAGAAAGA ATCAAAAGAAGAAGGGTACAGTGGTTCGAACTCTTCAGATGAGTCAGATGGTGGCCAAACAAAACAGCAAATCGTGAAGAAACCTCTTGAGAAGAGATCCTATTATGATCATCCAGAAAAGTACAGGAAAACTTTGCGTCTTTCTTCTGATCAGATT GCTAAGCTAAATCTCCAGGAAGGTGCTAATGAGGTTGTCTTCAGTGTTACCACAGCATACCAAGGAACAACTAGGTGCAAATGCCACATATACCGTTGGCGTTATGATGATAAGATTGTTATCTCTGACATTGATGGGACAATTACCAA GTCTGATGTTCTTGGGCATATCTTACCCATTGTTGGGAAGGACTGGGCACAGAGTGGAGTAGCACAacttttcacaaaaataaaaaataatggctaTAAGCTGTTATATCTCTCAGCACGGGCCATTG gtcaGGCACGTGTAACAAGAGAATACCTTAAATCTATAAAACAAGGGAATCTCTCGCTGCCTGAGGGCCCACTGTTGCTCAACCCCACCAGTTTGATCAGTGCATTCCACAG agaGGTAATAGAAAAGAAGCCTGAGGAATTCAAGATCTCATGCCTCCGTGATATTCAAGCATTGTTTCCAGAAAACAGCAAGCCATTCTATGCTGGATATGGCAATAGAATTAAT
- the LOC126260677 gene encoding phosphatidate phosphatase LPIN2 isoform X4, which yields MYSMHAIGKFISNFRDFYNEINAATLTGAIDVVVVEQPDGNFTCSPFHVRFGKLGVLRSREKVVDIEINGEPQDIHMKLGESGEAFFVEEVPSGNGSDEYIPPHLACSPIPQDFFPPHFASRELHDEETAAEADTDVHHSSDSIHDETTFVMDDVSSHPDDDQKDNTRSFESATGKEVTESQLPDSASLIQPKTFCAETLNESSDSAEKVRKISIVQGEFRPISVDGDFELDESRDTGAQHDSVAVASQSLSGRKDSHKENSAPSEDSLKPVNSNNRRKKRRKSLKKKAGQKKTNGGGGSSSQTDHSELSEGRDAKDQDDVAEQSCHDEQAEPPVTCSHLGGVIVDSDVTTVYCSECDTCRKSQLKPTITVSSPDPHTSVSDAQPDSVLVAAASNLAELSRIQHASTETDFHFFSDTELTPGCRREIPSCRITSALSETAFEVLTSVLSHFPQDSRPSSPVQSDTEYEVNRQSKGVSTEGCLSQDEHGVMQQSWRWGELPSPPARSLSTQSPRVMTKEKPDLEPVSSSDEDVQKQQQEPQERQREDDAESGNGTSLPQSPNSVEGAVCGPKSLDSDFDELKHSVFEKKSYGEISLSLCGGLSDGRKGPSEDAFLQNIIAYDDIVRDPKIIESPNLVVRFNGKFYNWKTACPIVMSLVVYQKPLPQEVIDTLCAEYMTSKKDSKQSTYSSWFYWRRASQSQKRDEAPSQEQELSSPEAERLSDVKEDASVTSGEMPEQLKDTSRLKQKSLSEEEDMAKETEKQELPKSETKDIKTDEIECLQEATFQELETMTAAQKESKEEGYSGSNSSDESDGGQTKQQIVKKPLEKRSYYDHPEKYRKTLRLSSDQIAKLNLQEGANEVVFSVTTAYQGTTRCKCHIYRWRYDDKIVISDIDGTITKSDVLGHILPIVGKDWAQSGVAQLFTKIKNNGYKLLYLSARAIGQARVTREYLKSIKQGNLSLPEGPLLLNPTSLISAFHREVIEKKPEEFKISCLRDIQALFPENSKPFYAGYGNRINDVWAYRAVGIPIFRIFTINHRGELKHELTQTFQSSYSNMSYIVDQMFPPPPEDTAEDFSNFVYWRDPIAEIELDPSLVSGHSAISANEAGHKKAAGTA from the exons ATGTACAGCATGCATGCAATTGGAAAATTCATAAGCAACTTCAGGGACTTCTACAATGAAATCAACGCAGCAACGCTAACAGGTGCAATTGACGTGGTCGTTGTTGAACAACCCGATGGCAATTTTACGTGTTCACCATTTCATGTTCGCTTCGGAAAACTGGGGGTTTTGCGTAGCAGGGAAAAAGTG GTGGACATTGAAATAAATGGAGAGCCGCAAGATATTCATATGAAATTGGGAGAGAGCGGTGAGGCGTTTTTTGTTGAAGAAGTTCCAAGTGGTAATGGATCGGATGAATACATACCACCACATTTAGCCTGCTCTCCGATACCTCAAGATTTTTTCCCACCACATTTTGCAAGTCGGGAGCTTCACGATGAAGAGACAGCAGCAGAAGCCGATACCGACGTCCATCACAGCAGTGACAGTATACATGATGAAACTACGTTTGTAATGGATGATGTATCTAGTCACCCAGATGATGATCAAAAAGACAACACAAGGTCTTTCGAAAGTGCCACGGGCAAAGAAGTTACTGAGTCTCAGTTACCTGATAGTGCTTCACTAATTCAGCCAAAGACTTTTTGTGCAGAAACTCTGAATGAAAGTAGTGATTCAGCCGAAAAGGTCCGTAAAATTAGCATTGTTCAAGGAGAGTTTAGGCCGATTTCGGTGGATGGAGATTTTGAGCTAGATGAAAGTAGAGACACTGGCGCTCAGCATGACAGTGTTGCTGTTGCCTCTCAGAGCTTATCAGGAAGGAAGGATTCGCATAAAGAGAATTCCGCACCATCCGAAGACAGTTTGAAACCTGTAAATTCAAACAATAGGAGGAAGAAGCGTAGGAAGTCATTGAAGAAAAAGGCCGGTCAGAAGAAGACTAATGGAGGAGGTGGCtcaagcagtcaaacagatcattCCGAACTGTCAGAGGGCCGGGACGCGAAGGACCAAGACGATGTTGCAGAACAGTCGTGCCACGATGAACAG GCTGAACCACCTGTCACATGCAGCCACCTTGGAGGTGTTATTGTGGACAGTGATGTGACAACAGTGTACTGTTCAGAGTGTGACACATGTCGTAAAAGCCAGTTAAAGCCAACAATTACGGTCAGCAGTCCAGATCCGCATACTTCTGTGAGTGATGCACAGCCTGATAGTGTACTTGTTGCAGCGGCCAGTAACTTGGCTGAGCTTTCAAGGATACAGCATGCTTCCACAGAGACTGACTTTCATTTCTTCAGTGACACTGAATTGACTCCAGGATGCAG AAGAGAAATTCCGAGCTGCCGAATTACGTCTGCTCTTTCAGAAACAGCCTTCGAAGTTTTAACATCAGTCCTGAGCCATTT CCCACAGGACTCACGTCCCAGCTCCCCAGTGCAGTCAGATACAGAGTACGAGGTCAACAGACAGTCAAAGGGTGTTAGTACGGAAGGATGCCTCAGCCAAGATGAACATGGAGTAATGCAGCAGTCATGGCGATGGGGAGAACTGCCTTCCCCACCAGCCAGATCTCTGTCCACACAGAGCCCACGTGTGATGACTAAGGAGAAGCCCGACCTGGAGCCGGTATCTTCTAGTGATGAGGATGTCCAGAAACAGCAACAAG AACCACAGGAGAGGCAGAGAGAAGATGATGCAGAGTCAGGAAATGGAACGTCTCTACCTCAGTCTCCAAACAGTGTTGAAGGAGCAGTTTGTGGTCCAAAGTCTTTGGATAGTGATTTTGATGAATTGAAACACTCAGTTTTTGAAAAAAA ATCATATGGAGAAATATCCTTGTCACTTTGTGGTGGCTTATCAGATGGAAGAAAAGGACCATCAGAGGATGCGTTtctacagaatattattgcgtatgaTGATATCGTTAGAGATCCAAAGATTATTGAGAGCCCAAATTTAGTTGTGAGATTCAATGGCAAGTTCTACAACTGGAAGACAGCTTGCCCAATAGTGATGTCACTTGTAGTTTATCAAAAACCCCTGCCTCAG GAAGTAATTGATACACTGTGTGCCGAGTACATGACAAGTAAGAAAGATTCAAAGCAGTCAACATACTCTTCGTGGTTTTATTGGAGACGAGCAAGCCAGTCACAGAAACGTGATGAAGCTCCTTCCCAAGAACAGGAGCTATCATCTCCTGAGGCAGAGAGGTTGTCTGATGTAAAGGAGGATGCTTCAGTTACCAGTGGAGAAATGCCAGAACAACTGAAAGATACCTCCAGATTGAAACAGAA AAGCTTGAGTGAAGAGGAGGATATGGCAAAAGAAACAGAAAAGCAAGAGCTACCAAAATCAGAGACAAAagatattaaaactgatgaaataGAATGTTTGCAAGAAGCAACCTTCCAAGAGTTGGAAACAATGACAGCTGCTCAGAAAGA ATCAAAAGAAGAAGGGTACAGTGGTTCGAACTCTTCAGATGAGTCAGATGGTGGCCAAACAAAACAGCAAATCGTGAAGAAACCTCTTGAGAAGAGATCCTATTATGATCATCCAGAAAAGTACAGGAAAACTTTGCGTCTTTCTTCTGATCAGATT GCTAAGCTAAATCTCCAGGAAGGTGCTAATGAGGTTGTCTTCAGTGTTACCACAGCATACCAAGGAACAACTAGGTGCAAATGCCACATATACCGTTGGCGTTATGATGATAAGATTGTTATCTCTGACATTGATGGGACAATTACCAA GTCTGATGTTCTTGGGCATATCTTACCCATTGTTGGGAAGGACTGGGCACAGAGTGGAGTAGCACAacttttcacaaaaataaaaaataatggctaTAAGCTGTTATATCTCTCAGCACGGGCCATTG gtcaGGCACGTGTAACAAGAGAATACCTTAAATCTATAAAACAAGGGAATCTCTCGCTGCCTGAGGGCCCACTGTTGCTCAACCCCACCAGTTTGATCAGTGCATTCCACAG agaGGTAATAGAAAAGAAGCCTGAGGAATTCAAGATCTCATGCCTCCGTGATATTCAAGCATTGTTTCCAGAAAACAGCAAGCCATTCTATGCTGGATATGGCAATAGAATTAAT